The Amycolatopsis sp. QT-25 genomic sequence GCCCGGAACGTGACCCTGAAGTGGCCGCTTCTACACTTTGGGCACCAGCCCCAGCAGTTTATGAGGTAGAGCAGTGGTGGCGACCGACTCGCAAGCCGGTTCGACGGCGGCAGCGCCGTCCTCTCCTGGGCTGTTCGGGCAGCTCATCCGTTTCGGCCTCATCGGCGGCTTTTGCGCCTTGGTCGATTTCGGCGTCTACCAGGGGCTCCGTGCCCTCGGTATGGACGCGACACCGTGGGTCGACGTCGCCCGCGCACTCAGCTTCATCGTCGGTACCACGACCGCCTTCTTCCTGAATCGCAAGTTCACCTTCGCCGGTGGACGCCAGGAAGGCGCACGTCAGATCGGTAGCTTCGTACTTCTGTATGCCGTGACGTTCCTCGTCGCCGTCGGCGTCAACCGGACGATGCTGCACGTCCTGCCGGAGTCGGCCTGGAAGGCCACCTTCGGTTGGGTCGTTTCGCAGGCAACCGCGACCGTGATCAACTTCGTCATGCTCAAGTGGGTCGTCTTCCGTGAGCCCCGCGCAATCGCCACCAGCCCGGTCTTGACCAGCACAGAGGAGAACTGAGGATTCATGCCCGGTAAAGCCGCCGTCACGGGAGAGGCCCCGAGCGCCATGGTGGGCACCATCGACGACACCCGCTTCGCGGAACGCACCCCGCAGGGCCGTCTCACCGCGCAGCGCGGGCTCTACGCCGGCCCGGCCCCCATCGTCAGCAAGGACCTTTACGCCGAGCTCGAATGGGGCACCGCCGTGCGCGAGCGCGCGAGCATCGCCATCGAGCCCGCGTCGAAGGTGTCCGGCAACACCTATTTCGGGCGCTTCCCCGCGAGCTACTGGCAACGCTGGACCGACGTGACCGAGGTCCAGGTCGAGGCCGTCGTCACCGGGGACGGCCAGCTGTCCGTCGGTGCCTCCGACATCGAGGGTGACGCGCGCGTGGTCGCCGCCGAGGTCGTCGCGGGCGCGAAGCAGCAGAAGGTGACGCTCGTCGCGAAGCTCGACAAGTTCTACGACGGCGGCGCGCTCTGGCTCGACCTCGAAACCGAAGGCGGCCAGTCGCTGCGCGTCGAGAACGTCCGCTGGACGGTCGAAGCGCCGGAGAAGATCCGCCCGACCGCGGTGACCATCTGCACGATGAACCGGGCCGACGACTGCCTGTCGAACCTGCAGGCGCTCGCCGCCGACGTCTCCTCGCTGGAGACGCTCGACGCGATCTACGTCGCCGACCAGGGCACCGACCTCGTCGAGTCGCGCGACGGCTTCGAGCAGGTCACGAAGGACCTCGGCGACAAACTGCACTACATCAAGCAGCCGAACCTCGGCGGCGCCGGCGGCTTCACCCGCGGCCTCTACGAGGTCGCCGGGCACACCGAGACCGAGCACGCGAACGTCCTGTTCATGGACGACGACGTGCTGCTGGAGCCGGACCTGGTGATCCGGATGACCGCGTTCTCCAACCGCACGGTCAACCCGGTCATCGTCGGCGGGCAGATGCTGAACCTGCTGCACCCGAACCAGCTGCACGTCGGCGCCGAATACGCCCGGCTGAACACGCTGGAGCCCGGCCAGCCGGTGACGCACTCGCTCTCGACCGCCGACCTGCTCGGCGTCGACGAGGAGACCCTCAAGCCGAACCGCCAGGAACGCCGCCTCGACGCCGGGTACAACGGCTGGTGGTCGTGCCTGATCCCGTACGAGGTCGTCAAGGCCACGGGCTACCCGCTGCCGTTCTTCTTCCAGTGGGACGACGCGGAGTACAGCTACCGCGCCCGCGCGCACGGCTTCCCCACCGTCACCCTTCCCGGCGCCGGCGTCTGGCACGCCGACTTCCACTGGAAGGACTGGGACGAGTGGCACCGCTACTTCAACCTGCGGAACTCGATCATCACCGCCGCGCTGCACTCGCCGTTCAACCTGAACCTGCTCTCGCGCGTGCTCATCGCGCAGCTGGTCCGGTATCTGCTCGGCATGCAGTACGGCCTGTCCGCCACGCTGATCAAGGCCGTCGAGGACTTCCTCGAGGGGCCGGAGGTCCTGCGTGACGGCGGCGTCGCCGCGATGAAGGAGATCCGCCGGATCCGCGACGAGTACCCCGAGACCAAGCGGCACAAGGCCACCGACGTCCCGGGCATCGCGTCGAACGACATCGGCATCATCAACAGCGCGCCGCGGCCCAGCCTGCAGCGGCTGGTGCTGATCAAGCGGATCCTCGACCGGGTGCTCGGCCGCAGCCGCCACTCGCTCGGCGCGATCCCGATCGACGAGGCCCACTGGTGGCACGTCGCCACCTTCGACACCGCCGTCGTCACCGACGCTTCGCAGGAAGGCGTGCGGGTCCGTTCGTACGACCGCGCGAAGATGTTCGACTTGGCACGCCGGGGCGCGAAGGTGATCCAGCGGCTCCGGAAGGAAGGCGCGGCGGTGCAGGAGCAGTACAAGCGCTCCATGCCCGAGCTGACTTCGCGGGAGAACTGGAAGCGGCTCTACGAGCTGTAACCCGCTTCGCTCACTGGGGTCGTGAGTGGCGTTTCGGGTTAGAACCCGAAACGCCACTCACAACCCCCGGCCGGTCGCCACCTCAGCCCGGCCAACGGCAGCACGTCGGTACTCGCCGGACGACACCCCCAGCGGCTCGTCCGGGAAGCCACCTTCCTGCTGGTCGCCGCCGGCCGCCCGGAGATCAAAACCGGCTTGCTGGAGCTTTTCTCCCGGAACTAGTGCAGACCGAACACGCGGGTCTTGCGGTTCAGGTCGTCGATGTAGGCGGCGGCGACGTGGGAGAAGTTGATCGCCACCTCCGCGTCCTCCTTCGTCTGGATCGTCTGTACCGAACCGGTGCGGACGAAATGCGAGAGATCCTTCGTCAGCCGTTCGGTTTCTTCCGTCGTGAGTGCGAAGAGCAGTGGCTCGCCGCCGGTGGCGAGATGGAGGACGAGCGCGGGTTTCCGGTCTGCCATGAAGCCATCGCACCAGCCGCGAGCACGGCCGGGCAAGCGGGTTCGCTGCGGGCGTATCGGGTGCGTGGTCTACGTTCATCCCCGACGGACAAGACACCCGCGGGGGGAAATGGCGATGCCGCATTCGTTCTCGCTGTCGCTGGCGGCGGTGGACATCCTGCTCGAATACGGCCGGTTCGGGACGGCGCCCGCCCCGTTCGAAGTCCCGCACATGGGCACGACGACCGATCAGCGCGCGATGGTGCGCGAGGCCGTCTTCCGCGATCTCGAAGGCCGGGGCCTGATGCGCGACGGCAGGCTCGACGCCGACGTCGAACTCGCGATCGCCACGTTCGTCAATCCGCAGCTGGCCGTCTGGACGGTCGCGCAGATGGACAACGACAAGCAGCTGTTCGCGAGGGCGGCGACGAACGGTCAGTTCGCGGTCGTCGTGCGCCAGGACGAGAACCTGCTCGTGTTCGAGGAGACCAGGCCGACCGCGATCGTCGCGTCGATCGTCGACCTGCTGCCGCTGACCCCGCCGGGCCCTGGCCAGTCCGTCACCATCGCCAAGCCGGCCAGCGCGCCGAAGCGTCCTCGGAACGACGACGCGTACGATCCCTTCGCCCAGGTCAGCGGTCCCCGTTCCCACGGGTCGACTCCGCAGCAGCGGCAGGTGGAGCGGATCTTCGAGAAGCCGATGAAGCGAGTGGGCCAGTTCAGCGTGTTCATCCGCGGCGGTCAGGTCTTTCCGCCACTGGCGTGGTTCGACACCGAAGCCGGCCGGTTCATGATGACCTCGCGCCAGGCGGCCGACGGGCAAAGCTGGCTCACCTACGCTCCCGCCGACAACGCGAGGATCGCGCAACAGCTGTACGCCCAGCTCGAAGGCCAGTTCTGAGCCGTGGGGAACCGGGTCGGCGCCCGTTTCGTCACAGTTTTCGGAGATCTTCGGTGATCGGTGAATCACCGTTGCGCTGAGTGTTCGGCTAGTAGACTGCCGGGCGATACGGGCGAGCAGACGACCGAGCAGACGACGCAGTGGGGCGGGCGATGGCTTTCGAAGCGGACGGCGGACAGGCGGCACCGGACTTCTCGATCGGCTCCGCCCTGGGTGCGGCGGCCAATTACGTCGCGATGGGTGGCCTGAACACGGCCGCGATCGCCCAGGTCGGCGCGGAGACCCAGAAGCTGGTCTCGGCCGCCAAGAGCGGCGGCTTCAAGATCACCGAGGAAGGTGTCAAGCCGCTCCTCCAGGCGGTGCGCGACATGGGGACCGAGCTCACCAGACTGGAGCGGCAGACGATCCGGCTCTCCGAAGCGCCGCAACTCGGCGACCACCCGTACGGCAAGGCCGTCGCGGCCCACGACCACAAGGGCGCCGCCCAGTCGGCCAATTCGGCGAGTGCGGTGCTCGGTAAGTTCAAGCAGGTCGTGCTGGACACCGAAGAAGCGCTGTTGCGTGCCTCAGGACAGTACAAGAAGAAAGAACAAGAAACGGTCGAGGCGCTCGATCGGCTCAAGAGCTGAGGCGGAATGAAGAAGCTGCTCCTCGTACCGCTGACCGCGGCCGCGTTCGTGCTCGTGGCCTGTTCCACCGAAAAGCCGGGCACCCCCTCCGCGGCGCCGTCGTCGCCCGCGCGAGGCGGCGAGTCCACCGCCCCGACGACGGCCACCGGTGGTGCCGACCCCGCGTCGATCGATCCGTGTTCGCTCCTCGGCGCGGCCGATCTCGCGTCGTACGGAACTTTCGAGTCGCCGGTCCCCTCGGACGGGGCCGGTGCCCGTGGCTGCGAGTTCACCAAGAAGGCCGAGACGGCGGCGGACGCCGTCACACTCGGCGTCGACGTCCGTGACAAGCAGGGTGTCGACAGTGTCGTCGACGGTGGAAACGGCAAGACCACCGGCAACGTCAACGGACGCAAAGCGGTGCTCGTCCCGAAGCCTCCCTCCGGCTGCCTGATGGCGCTCGAAACGGGTGCCTCGGCGCGGGTCGACGTCGTGGTCGTCAGTACGGATCCGCAGAAGTCGTGCGGGATGGCGGAGAAGATCGCCGACATCGTCGAACCGAAGCTTCCGAAGGGCTAGGGGGACAGGATGACCACGAACAGGGCTCAGGTGACCGAGGACGAGTACGTCGCGGGTCTCTCGCCCCAAGCCCGGGACGAGTACTACCGGGACAAGGCGAGCGGGGAGGTCGGCGACGGTCCGTTCGCGATCTTCCAGCGGTTGATCGCCGAGGGCAAAGCCCAGCAGCATTCCGAAGACGTCGGGAACAAGACCGTCGACGAGCTGACCAAGAACAAGGACGTCAAGTACGTCGAGGGGCTCGAACCGCCGAACGGCGACTACCTCGGCTACGACCACCAGAAGCTCGAACAGTTCGTCAACAGCAACCTCAACGTCGAACAGGTCTCCGAAGTCTCGAACGCCTACCACGAGATCCACAAGGCCTTCGACACCTTCTCGAGGACGATGGACGAGGCGGTCACCGCGTCGAAGGGCACTTGGGACGGCGACGCGGCGGGCAACGCGCAGGGCTATTTCAAGAGCCTCAGCAAGTGGTCGGAGACGAACTCCCAGAACGCGAAGCTCGCCTCGGAAACGATCTACGACCAGGGCACCGCGGCTTCCACCGTGAAGAACACGATGCCCAAACCGATCCCCTTCGACTGGAAGGAAGAGGTCGGGGGGTGGATGACGTCGAACCCGTTCAACCTCGGCGAGAACATCGACAAGTCCATCCAGAAGCAGAAGGACAGCCAAGAGGCCCACACTCAGGCGGCCTCCGCCATGAACAGCTACGACAAGGCCTTGTACGACGCCGCGTCGAAGCAGCCGGTGTTCGCCGAGCCGCCGAAGTTCGGCGTGGGTGGTGGCGGCGGGATCGAAGAGCCCCC encodes the following:
- a CDS encoding glycosyltransferase; protein product: MPGKAAVTGEAPSAMVGTIDDTRFAERTPQGRLTAQRGLYAGPAPIVSKDLYAELEWGTAVRERASIAIEPASKVSGNTYFGRFPASYWQRWTDVTEVQVEAVVTGDGQLSVGASDIEGDARVVAAEVVAGAKQQKVTLVAKLDKFYDGGALWLDLETEGGQSLRVENVRWTVEAPEKIRPTAVTICTMNRADDCLSNLQALAADVSSLETLDAIYVADQGTDLVESRDGFEQVTKDLGDKLHYIKQPNLGGAGGFTRGLYEVAGHTETEHANVLFMDDDVLLEPDLVIRMTAFSNRTVNPVIVGGQMLNLLHPNQLHVGAEYARLNTLEPGQPVTHSLSTADLLGVDEETLKPNRQERRLDAGYNGWWSCLIPYEVVKATGYPLPFFFQWDDAEYSYRARAHGFPTVTLPGAGVWHADFHWKDWDEWHRYFNLRNSIITAALHSPFNLNLLSRVLIAQLVRYLLGMQYGLSATLIKAVEDFLEGPEVLRDGGVAAMKEIRRIRDEYPETKRHKATDVPGIASNDIGIINSAPRPSLQRLVLIKRILDRVLGRSRHSLGAIPIDEAHWWHVATFDTAVVTDASQEGVRVRSYDRAKMFDLARRGAKVIQRLRKEGAAVQEQYKRSMPELTSRENWKRLYEL
- a CDS encoding GtrA family protein; this encodes MVATDSQAGSTAAAPSSPGLFGQLIRFGLIGGFCALVDFGVYQGLRALGMDATPWVDVARALSFIVGTTTAFFLNRKFTFAGGRQEGARQIGSFVLLYAVTFLVAVGVNRTMLHVLPESAWKATFGWVVSQATATVINFVMLKWVVFREPRAIATSPVLTSTEEN
- a CDS encoding DUF3558 domain-containing protein; this translates as MKKLLLVPLTAAAFVLVACSTEKPGTPSAAPSSPARGGESTAPTTATGGADPASIDPCSLLGAADLASYGTFESPVPSDGAGARGCEFTKKAETAADAVTLGVDVRDKQGVDSVVDGGNGKTTGNVNGRKAVLVPKPPSGCLMALETGASARVDVVVVSTDPQKSCGMAEKIADIVEPKLPKG
- a CDS encoding ESX secretion-associated protein EspG; translation: MPHSFSLSLAAVDILLEYGRFGTAPAPFEVPHMGTTTDQRAMVREAVFRDLEGRGLMRDGRLDADVELAIATFVNPQLAVWTVAQMDNDKQLFARAATNGQFAVVVRQDENLLVFEETRPTAIVASIVDLLPLTPPGPGQSVTIAKPASAPKRPRNDDAYDPFAQVSGPRSHGSTPQQRQVERIFEKPMKRVGQFSVFIRGGQVFPPLAWFDTEAGRFMMTSRQAADGQSWLTYAPADNARIAQQLYAQLEGQF